A genomic segment from Amygdalobacter nucleatus encodes:
- a CDS encoding DUF6198 family protein has translation MALGIVLITKGDLGTSPISSVPLVTSTASNLSFGQTTFILNVAFILCQWFLLQKDFLPVQWLQLAINLLFSSMIDIATQLLSFLKVDNLFMQLLVFLLGCASCSHFYILHLLLFFRITLPQFVPKLRYLELHP, from the coding sequence TTGGCTTTAGGTATTGTCTTGATTACAAAAGGTGATTTGGGAACATCACCAATTTCTTCTGTTCCGCTTGTGACATCGACAGCCTCCAACCTATCGTTTGGTCAGACAACTTTTATTTTGAATGTTGCCTTTATTTTGTGTCAGTGGTTTTTATTGCAAAAAGATTTTTTGCCTGTACAATGGTTGCAACTTGCCATTAATTTATTATTTTCTAGTATGATTGATATAGCGACGCAATTATTAAGCTTTCTAAAAGTAGATAATTTGTTTATGCAGCTTTTAGTCTTTTTGTTAGGCTGTGCGTCCTGTAGCCATTTTTATATACTTCACCTGCTTCTCTTCTTTCGTATAACGCTACCCCAATTTGTTCCTAAGCTTCGCTATTTAGAACTGCATCCGTAA